The genomic segment CCAGTGGTTCGCGCCACAAGGCCTCGGGGGGGTAGCGGTCTTCGGCCAGAATCTGCGCGAGGGCAACGGACGTGTCGAGGTAAATCAACGGTCTCTGCGGTCTTCCGCGAGTTCGTCGAGCAGTTCGCGAAGCGGCGCCACGGGCGCCCGAGGCGGGGGGCCTTCCGCGACCAGCGTCGGCGCCGTCAACCATCCCTTTCGTACGGCGTCGGCCAACAGGGCGTCGGTGAGTAACTCGCTTCTGCCGGGTCGCGGCGGGACCAACTCTGCGACCACGCGATCCCGATCGGTCACGAGGATCTCTTCACCACCAGCCGCCAGACGGACGTATTCGCTCAGTCGATTTTTGAGGACCTTGAGCCCGACGGCACGCATGCGTATAAAGTAGCGTCCGGAAGCTACCAATGTCAAGTGCGCGGTTTTCCGTCATGAATACTCGGTGATGCCGTTGGTAGCCTGACCGCGATGCGCATCCTGATCGTCTCCATGTCGTTCCCGCTGCCTCCCAAATCCGGGGGGCGGCTGCGCGTGTTCAACCTGCTCAAACACCTCGCTTCGCGCCATCGCGTCACGCTGCTCACGCTCGCGGACTCGGCCGAGGACGTGGCCACACATATCCCGGACCTGGAGCGGCTGGGCGCTCGGGTCATCGTGGTTCCGTGGCGCCCCGGACCCGGGGCCTTGGCTGGACGGGTCATCCGGAACGCCGCCTGGCTCGGGGTCCTGCCGCTCAGTGTGCTCAACAAGCGCAGCCCGGCGCTTGCCAAGGCGCTGCACGAGCTGCTGCAACGCGAGTCGTTCGACGTGGTGCAGATCGAGTGGATCCAGATGGCCCAACACGTCCACGACAGTGACTGGCCGCTGCTCGCGCGGCGGGGGGTGCTGGTCGAGCACGACGTGGCCTGGCTGCCGTTGCAGCGCCGGGTCGCTGTGGCACGGGGGATCGGGCGGTGGTTCTGGGCCCGCGAAGCGCGTTTGATGCGCGCCTATGAAGAGGCGGTGTGGCGGCGGTTTGCGGCTGTTGTGACCATGTCTGACCAAGACGCCCAACACGTGCGGCCGGTCACGGATCGGGTGAACGTGGTGCCCAACGGCGTGGACGTGGCGCACTACGCGGAGTGCGTGGAGGCGAAAAGGGACGACCGGACTCTGTTGTTCGTGGGCTGGTTTCGGCACGATCCCAACGTGGACGCGCTGCGGTATTTCTTGGAGTCAATCTACCCCCGCCTCGCCGAGCGCCATCCCGACGTCACATTGCGGGTCGTAGGCAGCCACCTGCCGCGCGCCGTCGAACGGTTGGCCTCGCGTCGGCCGTCGGTCGAGTTGTCCGGATACGTCGAGGACGTGCGACCGGTGCTGGCGCGGGCCGCGGTGAGCGTGGTCCCGCTGCGCGTGGGCGGAGGGACCCGGCTGAAGATCCTGGAGTCCATGGCCGCGGGCACGCCGGTCGTGACCACGTCGATCGGGTGTGAGGGGTTGGACGTGGAAGCGGGCCGACACCTGCTGGTGGAGGATTCACCGGAGGGGTTCGCCGGGTGCGTCTCGGACCTGCTAACCGACGAAGGCGCACGGCGACGCCTGGCGCGGGAGGCTCGATCACTGGTGGAGTCGCAGTACGACTGGTCACGGTCGGCTCAAGAATTGGAGCGAGTGTATGAGGCAGTGTCGGGGAGTGGTTAGCCGGTTTACCGGTCCGCCGGTTCGCCGGTTCGCCGGTTCAGGAGCATCGAGCACCCCAGTGTGTCCCTCTTTAACCGGCCAACCGGTCCGTTTGATTTTTATTGGTCGATAGATTAGCCTTCACCACCATGCACGATCGGGATACACGTCCGGGGGCGTCGCTCATCATCCCGGTGCACAACGAGGCGATGAACATCGCGGACCTGGTCAAGCGCGCCCGGGCCGCGCTCGCGCCCGACGATGAAGTCCTGGTGGTGGACGACGGCTCGACCGACAACAGCGGGCAGTTGGCGCGCGACGCCGGGGCACGAGTTGTCAGCCACCCCTACCGGATGGGCAACGGCGCCGCGATCAAGACGGGGATCCGTCAAGCCCGCGGCGGCGTCCTGGTGATGATGGACGGGGACGGCCAGCACAACCCCGCCGACATCCCGCGCCTGCTGGCCCAAATCGGGCCCTACGACATGGTGGTAGGCGCGCGCGCCGGCGAGTCCCAGAGCGACGTGCACCGCTGGCTCGGGAACCGATTCTACAACGTGTTCGCCTCCTACCTCACCGGCCGAAAGATTCTGGATACCACGTCGGGGTTCCGGGCGATCAAGGCGGGCTTGGCCAAGCGATTCGTGTATCTGTTGCCGAATGCGTTCTCGTATCCGACCACGCTGACCATGGCCACGATCCGCGCGGGTCACAGCGTCACGTTCGTGCCCATCGTGACCGCACGGCGCAAGGGCGAGAGCAAATTGCACCCCATCCGCGACGGATTCCGGTTTTTGGTCATCATGTTCAAGATCTCCACGCTCTATTCCCCGATCAAAGTGTTCCTGCCCGTCAGCGCCGTATTTTTCCTGACCGGCTTGTGTTATTACTTCTACACCTTCCTCGAATTCCGCCGCTTTACCAACATGTCCGCCCTGCTGTTCATCAACGCGGTGATCATCTTCCTGATGGGCCTGGTGTCGGAGCAGATCGCGCAGATGCGGTTTGAGCATAGCGAACGCATGGACCAGCACGACTCGGAACCGTGAGTCATGAAATCCCCCCCTCCCCCCCTTTTTCAAAGGGGGGTAATGGGTAGCCGCTGACCAGAGGTCCTTCAAGGACCGTCAAGTCCCCCCCCTTTAACAAAGGGGGGAGGGGGGGATTTGCTGACCTTGCCCCGCTTAACGTCTGTTACTTCGGCACCTACTCGTCTGGCGAAGGTTATCCCGTCAATCGCGTTCTCATCGAAGGGCTGCGGAGGGCCGGGGCCGTGGTCTGGGAGTGCCGGGCCTCAATGACGGGGGACGAGGGGCCGGCCGCAGCGGAGCGATGGAAGGCGGCGCGGGGTCCGCTGGCGTGGCCCTGGCTCGGGGCGCGGTGGGCCTGGGCGTGGGCGCGGTTGATGTTTCGGTTCCTGATCGGTCCTCGTACCGACATCGTTATCGTCGGGTATCCGGGCCATGTGGACGTGTTACTCGCGAGCCTCCTCACACGGCGGCCGGTGGTCCTCAACGCCCTCTTGTCTCTGCACGACACCGTGGTTAACGACCGCAAACTGCTCGCCGAACGGTCTCTCGGCGCCCGTATCCTGCACGCGCTGGACCGGCTCGCGTGCCGCGTCGCGGACCTCGTGCTGTTGGATACCCAGGCGCACATCGACTACTTCCGCGCGGAGTTCGGGTTGCCCGCGGAGCGGTTTTATCGGGTGTGGGTCGGGTCCGTGCGCGAGGGGCGACTGGTCGCCCCTCGCGCGTCCGGGACGCCGCATCGCGCATTGTTCGTCGGGACCTTCATTCCGCTCCACGGCGTCGGAGCGATCCTCGATGCCGCGACGCGGCTCGAACAATCCGACACGCGAGTCACGGTTCGTTTGATCGGGCGCGGGCAGGAGCTTGCGGCCATCGCGGAGCGGATCCGGCAATCACGCCTCTCCGGCGTCGAGCTGGTCGATAGCTGGATCAGAGGGGAGGATTACGAGCGAGAGCTGGCCGAGGCCGATATATGCCTGGGCATCTTCGGCGCCACGGCCAAGGCGCAACGCGTGATCCCCTCCAAGGTCTACGACGCGCTGGCCGCGGGCCGCCCCATCATTACCGCCGACACCCCGGCGATCCGCGAGCTGCTGACCCACGGCCAGGATGCGTGGCTGTGCCCGGCCCACGACGGCGCCGCGCTGGCCGAGGCTATTCTCACATTGGCCCGAGACGAAACGCTTCGCGGGTGTCTGGCCCGCGGTGCGCGCCGCACCTACGAGACGCGGTGTTCGCCGGAGGTGATTGGGAGGGACGTGGTGGCGAGATTGGAAGGGCTGGTTAGGGAAAAAGGCGTTATCCGATGAACGTTGTTCGTTGTCCGGTCAACCGACAACCGACAACGAATTTCGAACTACTTCAACGCCTTGACGTCCTTCAGCACCTGATTGTGGTGATCGTCGACTTTGACCTTGGGGTAGATCTTGGCGATCTTGCCCTGTTTGTCGATCAGGAACGTGGTGCGCTCGATGCCCCAGTATTCCTTGCCGTACATCTGTTTGAGCTTGTACACGCCGTACGCTTTGGAGGCGGTTTGGGTCTCATCGCTCAGCAAGGGGAACGACAGGGAGAACTTGTCGCTGAACTTTCGGTGTGAGTTCAGGTTGTCGAGGCTCACGCCGAGAATCGCCGCGCCCGCTTTTTCATAGTCCTTCGAGGTATCCCGGAACCCGCACGCCTCGACCGTGCATCCCGGCGTGTCGTCTTTGGGGTAAAAATAGAGCACCACCGCCTGTTTCCCCCGGAACTCCTTGAGCGAGATCGTCTTGCCGGTGCTGGCCGGAAGCGAAAACTCCGGAGCGGAATCACCCTCTTTGAGCGGCTGGTCGGTCCGTGTCCCCATGGCTATTTCTTCTCCTCTTTGGTCACGGTGACCTTCTTGCTCGCCTCCCAGGCCGCGGAGTGGTTGGGCGCCTCCAGCGCCCGCAGGGTGGTGGACTCGTCCAGCGCGATGGTGAACGTCACCACCG from the Nitrospirota bacterium genome contains:
- a CDS encoding type II toxin-antitoxin system Phd/YefM family antitoxin; protein product: MRAVGLKVLKNRLSEYVRLAAGGEEILVTDRDRVVAELVPPRPGRSELLTDALLADAVRKGWLTAPTLVAEGPPPRAPVAPLRELLDELAEDRRDR
- a CDS encoding glycosyltransferase family 4 protein produces the protein MRILIVSMSFPLPPKSGGRLRVFNLLKHLASRHRVTLLTLADSAEDVATHIPDLERLGARVIVVPWRPGPGALAGRVIRNAAWLGVLPLSVLNKRSPALAKALHELLQRESFDVVQIEWIQMAQHVHDSDWPLLARRGVLVEHDVAWLPLQRRVAVARGIGRWFWAREARLMRAYEEAVWRRFAAVVTMSDQDAQHVRPVTDRVNVVPNGVDVAHYAECVEAKRDDRTLLFVGWFRHDPNVDALRYFLESIYPRLAERHPDVTLRVVGSHLPRAVERLASRRPSVELSGYVEDVRPVLARAAVSVVPLRVGGGTRLKILESMAAGTPVVTTSIGCEGLDVEAGRHLLVEDSPEGFAGCVSDLLTDEGARRRLAREARSLVESQYDWSRSAQELERVYEAVSGSG
- the bcp gene encoding thioredoxin-dependent thiol peroxidase, whose translation is MGTRTDQPLKEGDSAPEFSLPASTGKTISLKEFRGKQAVVLYFYPKDDTPGCTVEACGFRDTSKDYEKAGAAILGVSLDNLNSHRKFSDKFSLSFPLLSDETQTASKAYGVYKLKQMYGKEYWGIERTTFLIDKQGKIAKIYPKVKVDDHHNQVLKDVKALK
- a CDS encoding glycosyltransferase family 2 protein yields the protein MHDRDTRPGASLIIPVHNEAMNIADLVKRARAALAPDDEVLVVDDGSTDNSGQLARDAGARVVSHPYRMGNGAAIKTGIRQARGGVLVMMDGDGQHNPADIPRLLAQIGPYDMVVGARAGESQSDVHRWLGNRFYNVFASYLTGRKILDTTSGFRAIKAGLAKRFVYLLPNAFSYPTTLTMATIRAGHSVTFVPIVTARRKGESKLHPIRDGFRFLVIMFKISTLYSPIKVFLPVSAVFFLTGLCYYFYTFLEFRRFTNMSALLFINAVIIFLMGLVSEQIAQMRFEHSERMDQHDSEP
- a CDS encoding glycosyltransferase, which produces MTGDEGPAAAERWKAARGPLAWPWLGARWAWAWARLMFRFLIGPRTDIVIVGYPGHVDVLLASLLTRRPVVLNALLSLHDTVVNDRKLLAERSLGARILHALDRLACRVADLVLLDTQAHIDYFRAEFGLPAERFYRVWVGSVREGRLVAPRASGTPHRALFVGTFIPLHGVGAILDAATRLEQSDTRVTVRLIGRGQELAAIAERIRQSRLSGVELVDSWIRGEDYERELAEADICLGIFGATAKAQRVIPSKVYDALAAGRPIITADTPAIRELLTHGQDAWLCPAHDGAALAEAILTLARDETLRGCLARGARRTYETRCSPEVIGRDVVARLEGLVREKGVIR